In Podospora pseudopauciseta strain CBS 411.78 chromosome 3, whole genome shotgun sequence, one genomic interval encodes:
- a CDS encoding hypothetical protein (EggNog:ENOG503P5NC; COG:S), giving the protein MAPDEPNQKRKRGRLAGASNPDEDVSLRGGEAVLQANRNDNAEVRTTTKRRGRPQKSDDSSPEEPAPEPSPAPEGAPKRKGRPKKNAETAGVGEGSIAEEQSTPPTDTLEAAPKRRGRPARAQEVEPETEETATQTEEISSMEPKKRGRKARSGRAEEVVDEASTEVDESAATAPKRRGRPGRTKEAEPGQESLVEEAEASTATEPKRRGRPARTQEIKQPAGETSVVAEAEETSHPARKRRGRPARSELEADPTTEEAEESTEIAPKRRGRPARAQEAEHEEEATVEEVEEPAEKAPKKRGRKAKAPESEKEPEQAAAAAPEEAPNTGRKRGRPAKNHDVESEEPEPTETRPRKRAKAAGNAEEQEQQEEPKARGRPGKNQAPASQEDTEMRDAEPAETDGRQRRKGRGSNEDESREEAAAEPESQQKGKSAKNASKSRGRPGRVVGQEEEDAQDESQPSARQRGRGRKSAETAAEPSPQPSEPQKRSKKGPRATLVEISVSEAQNQTTNHKPSKKKDRPQPQPQPQPETEQEEEEEEEEQEQEPTDPLSSAPYRHLAPKTLHIPRSTIRSKWTPLDQPAISTVDSLILDSYIPILESIGGNNTARYTASQTILRTFAGRLHSKLVKGIPFPPATIGTKTTKGVAISAQEAEVNFEKVIDASRHLERQLEPLVHSVEVLRREKEREEAGLERDYRDLRRLEENARAQARGWRERGRRDHVLAPGRRERAASRGGEKGLEVVKRERVEVKGRVFEGIEEGEEEVIGLARQIGSHMESLRGNLGQIEGVVPAIQKSKAVLQGLLGRYLSEGEYEGVVLG; this is encoded by the exons ATG GCGCCGGACGAACCAAATCAAAAGCGCAAGCGCGGTCGCCTAGCAGGCGCGTCGAACCCCGACGAGGACGTGTCCCTacgtggaggagaagctgtttTGCAGGCCAATCGTAATGACAACGCCGAGGTTCGAACGACAACAAAAAGACGAGGCAGACCGCAAAAGAGCGATGATTCATCACCCGAAGAGCCTGCGCCAGAGCCATCACCAGCGCCAGAGGGGGCACCAAAACGAAAGGGTAGACCAAAGAAAAATGCTGAAAcggcgggggtgggtgaAGGCTCAATAGCCGAAGAACAATCGACTCCGCCGACAGATACTTTGGAAGCAGCACCAAAGAGGAGAGGTCGGCCAGCGAGAGCCCAAGAAGTTGAGCCGGAAACCGAGGAAACTGCGACCCAGACTGAAGAAATCTCGAGTATGGAGCCGAAGAAACGGGGGCGGAAAGCTCGATCAGGACGGGCTGAGGAAGTGGTAGACGAGGCGAGCACGGAGGTCGATGaatcagcagcaacagcaccaaaGAGACGAGGGCGCCCCGGTCGGACAAAAGAGGCCGAACCAGGTCAGGAATCCCTCGTTGAAGAGGCTGAAGcgtcaacagcaacagagCCCAAGAGAAGAGGGCGTCCAGCACGAACTCAAGAGATCAAGCAACCAGCAGGAGAGACAAGTGTTGTTGCGGAGGCCGAGGAAACATCACACCCGGCACGCAAGAGAAGAGGGCGACCTGCTCGATCTGAACTAGAAGCAGATCCAACCAccgaggaggcggaagaATCAACAGAAATAGCACCCAAGAGACGAGGACGGCCGGCACGGGCACAGGAGGCTGAACATGAGGAAGAAGCGACGGTTGAGGAGGTAGAAGAGCCGGCAGAGAAAGCGCCCAAGAAAAGAGGACGCAAAGCAAAAGCCCCGGAATCCGAAAAGGAACCCGAacaagcagcagcggcggcaccCGAAGAGGCGCCAAATACCGGGCGAAAGAGAGGACGTCCAGCAAAGAATCATGATGTCGAATCAGAGGAGCCAGAGCCTACTGAGACCAGGCCACGAAAGAGAGCCAAAGCAGCTGGAAATGCTGAGGAGCAGGAACAGCAAGAAGAGCCAAAAGCAAGGGGCCGGCCTGGCAAGAACCAAGCTCCCGCATCTCAGGAAGATACAGAAATGAGAGATGCAGAGCCAGCAGAGACCGACGGCAGACAACGCAGGAAAGGTCGAGGCTCCAACGAGGACGAGTCTCGCGAAGAGGCTGCCGCAGAGCCTGAGTCTCAACAAAAGGGTAAAAGCGCCAAGAACGCTTCGAAATCCAGGGGCAGACCCGGTCGCGTGGTTGgacaagaggaagaagacgccCAAGACGAAAGCCAGCCCTCTGCTCGCCAacgaggcagaggcagaaaAAGCGCCGAAACCGCTGCTGAGCCATCCCCTCAGCCCTCGGAGCCGCAGAAGCGATCCAAGAAAGGACCTAGAGCGACCCTAGTTGAAATTTCCGTCTCTGAAGCTCAaaaccaaaccaccaaccatAAGCCCTCCAAAAAGAAGGAccgtcctcaacctcaaccccaaccccaacccgagaccgaacaagaagaagaagaagaagaagaagaacaagaacaagaacccACCGACCCCCTATCCTCAGCCCCATACCGGCACCTCGCCCCCAAAaccctccacatcccccgtTCCACCATCCGCTCGAAATGGACACCCCTAGACCAACCCGCCATCTCAACAGTCGacagcctcatcctcgacTCGTACATCCCCATCCTTGAGTCGATCGGAGGTAACAACACGGCGAGGTACACCGCCTCGCAAACGATCCTCCGGACTTTTGCTGGTAGACTGCATTCTAAACTGGTAAAAGGGATCCCTTTTCCTCCGGCGACGATCgggacgaagacgacaaaGGGGGTGGCGATTTCTGCGCAGGAGGCAGAGGTTAATTTTGAAAAGGTGATTGATGCGAGCAGGCATTTGGAGAGGCAGCTGGAGCCGTTGGTGCATAGCGTTGAGGTTTTGAGacgggagaaggagagagaggaggcggggttggagagggattATAGGGATCTGAGGCGGTTGGAGGAGAATGCGAGGGCGCAGGctagggggtggagggagagagggaggagggatcaTGTGCTTGCTCCTGGGCGGAGGGAACGGGCTGCCAGTCGgggtggggagaaggggttggaggttgtgaagagggaaagggtggaggtgaaggggagaGTCTTTGAGgggattgaggagggggaggaggaggtgatcGGGTTGGCGAGGCAGATTGGGAGTCATAtggagagtttgaggggGAATTTGGGGCAGATTGAGGGGGTCGTGCCGGCTATACAGAAGTCGAAGGCGGTGCTGCAGGGGTTGCTTGGGAGGTATTTGAGTGAGGGGGAGTATGAAGGGGTTGTGCTTGGGTAA
- a CDS encoding hypothetical protein (EggNog:ENOG503P1Z1): protein MRFSTATAALAALGPLSAAAAESPFEQYKAKFQNFLSSFSGSAGIPEAADNVQVPIPKPKSKTVEPKKIDTLTLANWKDTLYAPVHAEATIPEEWLVLITGGNKTCFGRCDKLDTAFSQSALKLASLKPTPDNLHLASVNCDDEPVLCNSWSASTGVIWLFEILPAPTETGLYVKRLNTTTVTSQDIVDAYVAPKEEWTKVESDSYFHPIDGFFAKNGLAVPLGWFFWGLNAVPSWVMMLGVSFVSRSMMNKRVEGMAGGPRAGAGAPAAAAPRGAAPGDARS from the exons ATGCGCTTCTCAACAGCAACCGCGGCCCTCGCGGCCCTCGGccccctctccgccgccgccgccgagtcCCCCTTTGAGCAATACAAAGCCAAATTCCAAAActtcctctccagcttctccggCAGCGCGGGCATCCCCGAAGCGGCCGACAACGTCCAAGTACCcatccccaagcccaagagcAAGACGGTAGAACCCAAGAAGATCGACACCTTGACTCTGGCCAACTGGAAGGACACGCTTTACGCTCCCGTCCACGCCGAGGCTACCATTCCCGAGGAGTGGCTGGTGCTCATCACGGGCGGGAACAAGACTTGCTTTG GCCGCTGCGACAAACTCGACACGGCCTTTTCCCAATCGGCACTCAAACTCGCCTCTCtcaaaccaacccccgaTAATCTCCACCTTGCCAGTGTGAACTGCGACGACGAGCCTGTCCTCTGCAACTCTTGGTCTGCCTCCACGGGCGTGATCTGGCTGTTTGAGATTCTCCCTGCCCCTACCGAGACAGGGCTGTACGTCAAGCGCCTCAATACGACGACTGTGACCTCGCAGGACATTGTCGACGCGTATGTGGCTCCCAAGGAGGAGTGGACCAAGGTGGAGAGCGACAGCTACTTTCACCCTATTGATGGGTTTTTTGCCAAGAATGGCCTCGCGGTGCCGCTGGGGTGGTTTTTCTGGGGGTTGAATGCTGTGCCGAGCTGGGTTATGATGTTGGGCGTGAGCTTTGTTTCGAGGTCGATGATGAACAAGAGGGTCGAGGGCATGGCTGGGGGCCCGAGGGCTGGTGCGGGtgcccctgctgctgctgcgccgaGGGGGGCTGCGCCTGGGGATGCTCGGTCATAA
- a CDS encoding hypothetical protein (COG:S; EggNog:ENOG503P3ZK), translating to MPPISETTILTNYLLIPAQLPAIISLQEFTSLFPKPMQHSPHIRTLYRDLQSQRNTLLDTISEEISSQARQGKALRRHVLKAGREAQAQAQEQDDEIDIERMLGTLPPSQNKNHTLQSILPSLQDAISELESQLQLLQSEEASLLASVQKTVGDLSDLRYGRLANPKLPEQVLEGLQGLQETCKDKNRS from the exons aTGCCCCCCATCTCCGAAACCACCATCCTAACAAActacctcctcatccccgcCCAACTCCCCGCCATCATCTCTCTCCAAGAattcacctccctcttccccaaaccCATGCAACACTCTCCCCATATCCGCACCCTCTACCGCGACCTCCAATCCCAACgcaacaccctcctcgacaccaTATCCGAAGAAATCTCGTCCCAAGCCCGTCAAGGCAAAGCCCTGCGGCGCCACGTCCTAAAAGCCGGGCGTGAAGCCCAAGCTCAAGCACAAGAGCAAGACGACGAGATTGACATTGAAAGAATG CTGGgtaccctccccccctcccaaaacaaaaaccacaccctccaatccattctcccctccctccaggACGCCATCTCCGAACTCGAAtcccagctccagctcctccaatCCGAGGAAGCCTCCCTGCTGGCGTCCGTCCAGAAAACTGTCGGCGACCTCAGCGATCTCCGCTACGGCCGTCTGGCAAACCCCAAACTGCCCGAGCAGGTCTTGGAGGGCTTGCAAGGGCTGCAAGAGACGTGCAAAGACAAGAACCGATCATGA
- the EAF3 gene encoding Esa1p-associated factor (EggNog:ENOG503NVZW; COG:B; COG:K), giving the protein MKALLVDDWENVTKNQQLVPLPHAHPVNEILDDYLAYERPHREEGSSAYDILDETVSGLREYFDRCLGRILLYRFERGQYHEMHQLWNSSDPNHTCASDTYGAEHLTRLLVSLPELIAQTNMDQQSVNRLRDELETFTKWFSRQHSRYFVNEYEQPGNDYVDAAKST; this is encoded by the exons ATGAAGGCTCTCTTGGTCGATGACTGGGAGAACGTCACCAAGAACCAGCAGCTGGTGCCCCTGCCCCACGCTCATCCCGTCAACGAGATTCTGGACGACTATCTCGCCTACGAGCGCCCTCACCGTGAGGAGGGTTCATCTGCCTATGACATCTTGGACGAGACTGTTTCGGGTCTCCGCGAGTACTTTGATCGCTGCTTGGGCCGCATTCTGCTCTACAG ATTCGAGCGTGGCCAATACCATGAGATGCACCAGTTGTGGAACTCATCCGACCCCAACCACACTTGTGCCAGCGACACCTACGGTGCTGAGCACCTGACTCGTCTCCTTG TCTCGCTTCCCGAGCTTATCGCGCAGACCAACATGGATCAGCAGTCCGTCAACCGCCTCCGCGACGAGCTGGAGACGTTCACAAAGTGGTTCTCCCGTCAGCATTCTCGCTACTTCGTCAACGAGTACGAGCAGCCCGGCAATGACTACGTGGATGCGGCGAAGAGCACTTAG